GTCGCCTATCAACCGTTTGCAATTCAATAATGGAAGCGGATCCAGTTTTATAGGCTTTTTCCATAATTTGATAATTCTCTTCAGCAATACGTTTACTTTCACGTGAAATATCATATAACTCTATCAAGTTGTTATGTTGTTGGATCAATTCAAAGAGATACAATCCAGTATTCTCGCGTAAAAACTGAGATTGGGATTTTGCTAATTTGATTTCAATTTTAGATTTATCAAATTCGTTTTTAGACAACCAACGATTGAACAAAGGGAATCGAAATCCAAAATTACCACCAACATTAAAATCTGCATCGGAAGATCTAGCATACCGACTAAAATCATTTCGACTATAATCATAAACTTCCATAGAGTTTGCCCATGTACCACTCAAACCCGAAAAAGATTCCCGATTGGACTGGTTGTAAACATTCACAAAAAAATCAGGAACCCAAAGTTCGTTGAACCGAACCAACTTTTGGACTTCTAATATCTTCACTTGATTAATAGTCAAAATAATATCAAAATTAAGATCCGTTAAGTTCTTTTCATATTCAGTTAAAGTAGATTCCAAAGGAAGGATTTTGTAATCACGTTCTGGAATCTCTTTCAAAGAAACGTCTTTTAATAAAAACTTTCTTCTAAATATGGATTGGCTTTTTTGTTGATCTAACCTAGACTTGATTGCGTTGTATTTATAAAAGAAATAATCTACTTTAGAGTTTTGAGTCACTAAATATGATTCAATTCCTTGTTTATAAAGTTTTTGAACAGTCTGAAATTGTTTGTCCGCATCCGATTCATTTGAAAAATCGTAATCATAGAATGCTAAAAGTTTCAGAGTCTCAGCATATTGAAATGCTTGGTCAAACAACTCTTTTTGGTATAAGGCTCGATATTCCAATAACAATCGTTCGTATTCCAATTCCAAAATCAAATTGGTCAGAACTGTATTTCCCTGGTCTTGGAAATTCCAATTAAGATTTAAAGATGTACTCCAACCCTTTCTATTATAACCATCTCCTCGTAGTGCTTCGAAAAAAGGAGAATGTTCTAAATTGACAGAAGGTAAATAACGTAAATTTTTTGAATCAATATCAACTTTTTTTCGTTCAATTTCCATCTCTTTCAATTTCAATTCATAAGACTTTTCTCCAACTAACTTAGGTAAGTCATGAAAATCTACCGCATCTGACCATAAATTAGAAACCAGAAAAATCGATACAAAAACAGTAAGTATATATAAATAAAAACGAATCACTAAATCAATTATCGGATCGCTTCCTGTTTGGAATGAAGTAATTGGTAAATTCCACCTTTAGAAAGCAATTCCCGGTGACTGCCCTTACCCTCCAATTTTCCTCGTTCCAATACAAAAATTTGGTCATAATTACGGATTGTATCTAATCTGTGGGCCACTGTGATGATGGTTGCTTCTGCAAAAACAGAATTTATATGAGACAGAATCCGGGCTTCCGTTTCCTTATCCAAAGAGGCAGTTGGCTCATCCAACAATAGGAGATTCGGTCTTTGTAAAAACAATCGAGCGAGTGACACTCTTTGTTTTTGTCCCCCAGAAAATATAAAACCTCTCTCAGAGATTTCCGTATCATAACCAAGCGGAAGTTTTACGATATCGTCATGGATACAAGCAAGTTTGGCCGCCTCTACTACTTCGCTGAGTGTTGCTTCTGGTTTTGTGATCGAAATATTTTCTCTGACAGTTCCCGCAATCAAAGGATTCTCTTGGAAGAGCACACCAATTTTTGTTCGTAAACTTGGAAGCCAAATTTCATCCAAAGAAACATCATCAATGATAATTTCCCCTTCTTGTGGTTTATATAGACCAAGTATCAGTTTCAAAATTGTGGATTTTCCACTTCCACTCCGACCGACAAAGGCCACTTTTTTACCAGCTTGAATTTTAATTTTTAGATTACGAATTCCTGATTCTGGTTTTAATGTATCATAAAAAAAAGTAAGATTATTAAACTCTATATTCCCTTTTACTTCCGGTAAATCCACTTTAAATAAATTGTCTCTATCGGTCATTTCGCTATCCAGAGATTCAAAACTACGCAATCGATTCCAGGACATGTTGGCCTTTTGAAATTTCAAAAAATCATCATACAAAGAAACAATTGGATTTCGAATGTAAGCAACAAGACCAATGATCGCATACAAGGTTCCAAGGGTCATCTGGTCTTTCAGAATCAGAATACTGCCAACTAACATGACTATGACGATAGTTATCTGTTTAAAAAATTCAGTATTAGTAAAAATCAAGTTAGAATAAAAAAGCTTTTTCCCTTCTGAATTCAATTGAGTCGTAAGTCTTTTTTCAAAATCCCAACGGTGAGAATATGTAGCACCTAGATTTTTGATTGTTTCAAAACCGTGGATGGTTTCTATGAAGTAACTTAGTGTTTCTGATTTTTTCAGTGATTCTTTTTTTGTTTCTTCAATGATTTTAGGAGTAAGTGCACGAAGGATTAACATCTCGGGCAAGATTAAAAAACCAATAATTACCAGCAATAGTGGAGAAAGAAAGAGAAAGATAACAAATACCAACGAACTAAAAAGTAAGTCAAAAATTTTCATTGCACCTTGGTCAGAGAAAAATAAAATCACTGATTCAATCTCCTCCCAACGATTCAGGATCTCTCCTTTTCGATTCCTCTCAAAAAAGGAAATGGGTAAAGAAATCAATTTTACTAAAAAGCGAATGGCAATCGTCTGATTTACCCGATTACTCGTAAAAAAGATAACGTTGGACCGGAAGTAACCAAGAAAGGATTGAGAAAAACTAAGTAAAACAACAACTAAAACTACCGGAAGAAAAAACTCTTTGTTCTCTTGTAACAAAACAGCGTCGATCAAATACAAATTCACCAAAGGTATAAAAACTTCTAAACCTTTAATCACAAAACTTGCAACAATACCTGCTTTTAAATATTGAATTGCAGGTAAAAAATATTCGGCAAGCCCAGAAAAAAATCTATTTTTCCATTCCCATTTTTGATCTGGTCTTACCTTAGGAATGAAATAGATAACTACATTCGAAGATTTTTGTTCCCATTCTTCTCGAGAAATACTCATCTCGCCATACTCTGGGTCAACGATGAGAACTTTTTTTGGCCCAATGGACTTCACGATTACGTACTTAGAATTCTCAAAAAAGTTTATGGCCGGATTGTTATTTAATTCTACCTCATGTTCTTTCCAATTTACAAAATAACAGTCTCCTTTTCCTTCTCCAAAACTACTCTTCCAATGATTCGGCCTGATGTCTGGATCAAAATCAGGAAAAGCTGAATCCGCATCATAATCAGCAAAGGAAAATCCCCAATAACGAAATATCATTTTGCGACATGCATCACCAGATTGTGACTTACCATCTTGAAACAAAAATGGAAACCTTAATTGATTTCGTAGTGGCGGTGAAAATTTTAACTTAGGTAAAAAATGAAACTTATCTTCTTCATATATCGAAGATGTTTCGAATTTATCTTCTTCAATACCATCACCTAAGTTTAGTTTCCTTTCGCTCATAATCGAACGAATGGTGATCAATAGACTTTCTGATTTTTTGAAAAAACTTTCAGCATCTTTCGAAGAAAGTTCATAAACAAAACTTTCTTCCACAGCAGTCACTGTTGCATTTCTTACTTTTTTCTCCAACACCCCCATTTCACCTAACACAGAACCTGCTTCGACGAAGGAAAAATAATCTTTCTGCCAAGTAGATTTAGTGACCTTGAACCTTCCCGATCGAATAAAAAACAAAGAAGAACTTTTGTTTCCTTCTTTCATTAGTATTTGGCCAGAGGATATCTTTCGTTTTACTAAAACTTTGGCTAACTCTTGAATTTCTGGATTCGATAGTTTTCTAAAATAGGGATGGATTCTTAATTCATCACGAAGTTGTACGTTTTCTTTATATTCATTCCATAACTGCTTTTTAGTTTTATCAGATTCAATGAATTTTATAAATTGAGCTTGTGATAAAACGCGAACCTTCGAATTCTCTTCTACTTGGAATAGTTGTTTTTTTAATGAATCCGAAGATAATTCGGCAACTCCATAGAAAGAGCCTTCCGTTAAAGTTCGAATCAATAGTTCTTTTTCGTTAATTTTTAATTTAACTTGAATCCTACCCGTTTCAACAATTAGGATTGGTGTCGGCTCTAATTCATTTCCTCCTATCCTATCATTTGCGACAAGAGATCTAAATTCAAATAAACGAACTAACTTCTTCAACTCGTTAGTTGGTAGTGTAGATAAAAATTCATCCTCACTAACAACTCTAGGAATTTCTTTTAAGTTTTTCAAAATTAATTCCTAGGATCTGCAGAACGAAATAAAATTTGATAGATGCTCTTTCTATCGATGACGATATCCGCAACTACCTTTAAACCGGGAAACAACCGGAATTCTTTACCATCTTGATTTAAATCTTGTGTACCTAAAATAAGAATCACGGAAAATGAATCTTTTTCTTTTGTATTGGGGATGATTTGTGAAACGGTTCCTTCCACTACACCAAAATCATTTTGGTGGAAAGCTTTTACCTTGATCACTGATGTTAGTCCAATGCGGACGGCCCCGATATCTTTACTACTAACTTCGACTATTGCTTCTAATGGTTGACCTTCTTCCATTAAGGACGCAACCGTCTGACCTCGAATGATATTTTGTCCCACGTTATTGACAGAAAGTTCTCCAATGATACCGGAAAAAGGCATTCGTATGACTGCATTAGCAACTCTTTCTCGTTTTAACTTCGTATCACCTCGAAGACTCGAAATCACATTTTCTTCTCTTTGAATTTCGTCCTTTAAGTTCCCGAATTCTTCGTTAAACTCTAATAAACTTTGATCATAAATAAATTTTGCTCCAACACCGTTTTGAAAATCCATAAATGCTTTTTTTAAGCTTACGAATTTATTTAATACTCCACCCGACAAAGCAGATCCTGAATTGTTTTCTAAATTATAAGCTAAGTTTTTTAGTATCTTTTCCGCTTCTCTTTTATTTCGAATTAAACGTTGTAATTTTTTCTCTTCATAATCTAAGTTATTTGTATCTTTTGATAATTCAATTTGTTGCTCTGAAAATTCTAATTCCATTATGGGCTCACCTTTTTTAAGAAAGTCCCCAGATTTTACATATAGATTTGTCAGTGTTCCCGTTTCCAAAGCTTCTACCATGTGGTAGTTTCCCTTTGGTCGAATGGAACCTGTTGCTTGTACAACAACATCCACTCGTCCGAAAACTAAGAACAAAATAAAACAGATAAAAAATGCAGTGATGAGATAAATTCCTTTTCTCTCCCAATTGGGTGCAGGGTGTTTTAATAACTCATCATAATAGGATGCTGAATGTCTTGATTCCCAGTTAGAATCAGTTTCTTTTATGTTTTTAAATTTTTTAAACATCTTTATCCCCTTCACTTAATGTTGGGAACAAATGGTAATAGAAACCTTTGGTTGTAATCAACTCAGCATGAGTTCCCATCTCTACAATCCGACCTTCATCCAACACAATGATTTTATCAGCACTGACTGTACTGTGAAGTCTGTGAGAGATTTGAATGACCGTTCTATCCTGAAAGACTGTTTCCCACTGAGATTGGATATGTGATTCTGTTTCAGAATCTAAGGCCGATGTTGGTTCATCTAAGAACAAAATACTTGGATTAGTCACTAAAGCTCTAGCGATTGCCAACCTTTGCCTTTGCCCACCTGAAAGGCCAATTCCCGATTCTCCAATTTTTGTTTCATATTTCATTGGAAATCTATCAACAAAATGATCAACAGAGGCTAATTTTGCACCAGCTAACAAAGATTCTTTGTTTAGGGATGGATTTTTTTTGGATAAATTTTCAGCGATAGTTCCAGAAAATAAAATTGGATGTTGTTCCACGGCTCCAAACTGAATTCTTACTTCTTCAGGATCTAATGTGGAAAGATCGAATGAGTCCACAAATACTTTTCCTTTACTTGGTGTGAGTGTTCCCATCATAACCCTCATCAAAGTGGATTTCCCACACCCACTCCTTCCCACAATAGCTATTTTTTCGCCTGCTTCTATTTCCAAATTGATATCAGAAAGTATATCGGGACTTGTTTCTGAATAACGAAAACTAATATGGTCTAAGGTAATTTTTCCAGAAAGTCTGGGCAATTCACCAAAGGGTCGTTGGCTGACAATCTCTCCAGGAAGTGAATAAATTTCTGTCAGCCGTGCTCGAGACTCACGTAATTCGCTTAAATCTTCATATACATGACAAAGCCTAACTATCGGTTCCATCAAAAGTGAATAGAGCACCAAAAAAGCCAAAAAACTCCCCAAGGTCAATGATTCATCTAAAACATCACTTACACCGAATGTAATCACTGCTATCAGACCAATTTGTTCAAAGAATTTACTTATCAACTGCAAAACATGGACTCGTTTCCCAACTCGTAAGTTGGTGAGGATGGTTCTTGCTATTTCATTCAAACCTTTAGAAAGATAACGACTTTCCATCGCTGATGATTTGATGAGTGGCATTCCTGCAAATAATGATAAGAAAAAGGAAGTAGTTTTCTTTTTTGATTCGAAACTATGTTTTTGTAATTTTTTGATTTTGGAACTGGAACGAACAACAAACAATGAATAAACGATTAAAAAGAAAAGGCCAACAAAGGATAGGCTACTATCCAGACGAAATAAGATGAAAAGATAAATCGGGAGAGTCACTAAATCTAGAATCAAAAATAAACCAGATCTTTGTGTGATTTCTAATATCCTTTGGTTTTCTTTTAACCTTTGGGTAAAGTCACCCGTTTCAAATTTACGGAATTCCGGTAAAGTTAAGTTGAGTATATGTTGGAAAAATCGTACAAAATAATTATATTCCAAACTTTGCATAAGCCCAATGGAAATTAGATTTCTAAATAAAGAAAACAGTGTTTGGAAAAATACCGCGAGAGCCACTCCAATCACTATGGTAAATAGAAAATTTCTATCCGAAAAGACTAATACCTGATCCACCACTTGGCGTATCAAATAAGGTAAAGACAATGTTAAAAAGGCAGAAAATATTGTGGCAACCAAGATCCAACGAATTTCACTTCGTTTGGGACTAAACAAAGTTCGGAGTTCTTTAAAAAAGCTAATCAAACTAACATCGGCAGACATTGTGGCCGGTGCCGGTGAAAACTGCAATATCACTCCATCCCAAATATGTAAAAATTGAGAAATTGGAAGTTCGTAAACTCCTTTGATTGGATGTGAGATAAGAACCGCATCTAACTCTAAATCATATAGATACAACAAACAAGGAACACTTTCATCATCAGTAATAAAAACAGGATTTTCTAATTCAACAAGTTGGTCTGGAGAAAGGTGTTGTTGTTTGGTTAAAAAACCCAACTTCTCAAGCTCAATCGCTAATTCAAAAATACCAGGGACAATATTCCTACTTAACTCATTTTTAATCCTAATTTTCCAGTTTGTTGGGAGAGGTTTGTCGAATACTCTTAAAGCCAATTCGGAACAAACTAGACCAACTAATGTATGTTCCTCTGTAGTGACTTGCTCTATGTATACTTTTTTAGTTGCCTTTCTAAATTCGAAACGTTTAGAGACAAACGGTCGTATTATATTTTCTTCTTTTTCTTTCGCCTTGTAAGTCGAATAACGAAGTAAACGTGACTGAACAATTTCTTCTAGTTTGTTTCCTTTTTCTACACCAATAACCTTACGAAAAACAGAACCAGGTATTTTGTATAAATCGGAATCTTCTGAGGTTACTGCACTTGCTAATCGTTTCTGTTGTTTGAAGATAGCAATCTCACCAAGGATATCTCCCGAACGCATAATGGAGATAATCTTTCTTGGATTTTCTGTTCGAATCTGGATTTTCCCCGATCGAACAATGTATGCGGCGTCTCCTTCTTCCCCTTCCGCAAATATAAAATCTCCTTGTGGGACTTTTACTAACTGTATGGATTTGAGAATGAGTTTGATCTCTTCTGGTGATAGTTCATCAAAGAAACTAAGTTTACGAACATAATGAAACTTTTCTTGTTCTTCTTCTCTATGTTTTGCTTTTTCTGCAATTTCTGGATGCGATTCAACTAACTTTAAAAAACGAGATGTAGGGAGTAAAAGTACTATAGAAGGCTCAAGTGCATAATAATCATGTTTAGACGGAGTTTTCGTGAGAGTGATTCTTTCCCCAATGGATTCACCGACTTCAACAAAAGTATATCTACCCAAACTCAAGTCTTGTTTGTTTTGTTTCATTCCAAATCGACCAGTTAATACAAAATGAATGTATTCCGGCATTTGGTTGGCTTTAATTAGATTTTGTCCTAACCGAACAAAACGTACTTCAATAAATGGTAGTAGGCTTTCCCTTTCTGCTTCGTCCAGTTCCGCTAGTAAATAATTACTTCGAAACACTGTGCGGATTTTTTCAAGATTTCGCCTAACTTCAGATTGCATTTATTTATCCGCTACAATGAGGATTCGAGGCGCTAATCAGTGCCATTTTCGAAAAATTTCGCATCCATGTATTACTGTTACCATCGACGAAAATCGGGCTAGTCCTAAGCAGATAAAGGCCATCCGTTCAAAACTGGGTTTGAAATTGGAAAAAACTTGATTCTTTTGATTGTTTCTTAGGGAGTTGGGGGAAAGGAAAAATTCTTAGTGGATTTCCTTAATATTTTTTAGCTTCCGAGAAGTCATCCACCCACCAAAAGAAAAATGGCCTTTGGGCAGAGTGCGAGAATTGACAACCCGGAAGTTTTTTAAAACAGACTGTTATGCTTTCGGATTTTCTAAAACGATAGCAATTCCTTGGCCACCACCAATACAAAGTGAGGCAACTCCGTATTTAACTCCTCGTCTTTGCATTTCTAATGCAAGAGTCAAAGTCACACGGTTACCTGAAGCTCCGAGTGGGTGTCCAATGGCAACAGCACCACCATTCACATTGGTATTTTTTGGATCGAGTCCCAATTCTTTTTGAACCGCTAGATACTGTGCAGCAAATGCTTCGTTGATTTCAAAAAGACCGATGTCTTTTAAACTAAGTCCTGCTTTTTGTAAGGCAGCAGGGATAGCGATCGCTGGACCAATTCCCATCTTAGCCGGATCACAACCTGCATGTCCCCATGACTTTACAATCGCTAAAGGTTCTTTCCCTAATTTTTTGGCTTGGGATGCAGAAGCGACGATCAAGGCAGAGGCACCATCATTGATTCCAGAGGCATTTCCCGCAGTGACTGTTCCGTCTTTTTTGAAAGCTGGTTTTAAGTTAGCTAGTTTTGTTGCACCCGCTTTTCCTTTGATGAATTCATCCTTATCAAATACGATAGGATTTTTTCCACTAATCGTAATGGCATGAATCTCATCTTTTAAGATTCCTTTGTTTGTTGCTTCTTCGGCTCTTTCTTGAGAAGTTGCTGCCCAAAGGTCTTGTTCTTCTCTGGAGATTTTGTATTGGTCAGATAAGTTTTCAGCAGTCATTCCCATGGGAAGTTCTACATAAATGTCAGTTAAACCTGTCGCTAAAGAATCTTCAAATTCAGAATTTCCATAACGAACACCGAATCTTGCATTACGAACCACATAAGGTGCGTTACTCATTGATTCTACACCACCAGCCAGAACTGTATGTGCTTCACCTAACATAATTTTTTTTGCCGCTTGGATGACAGCTTCC
Above is a window of Leptospira wolbachii serovar Codice str. CDC DNA encoding:
- a CDS encoding acetyl-CoA C-acetyltransferase, which gives rise to MEQVYILGGLRSAFGSFGGTLKDMSAVDLGVEVSKAALQKTGVDPSLIEESIFGNVIPTGKDGIYLARHIGLKSGVPIASPALTLNRLCGSGMEAVIQAAKKIMLGEAHTVLAGGVESMSNAPYVVRNARFGVRYGNSEFEDSLATGLTDIYVELPMGMTAENLSDQYKISREEQDLWAATSQERAEEATNKGILKDEIHAITISGKNPIVFDKDEFIKGKAGATKLANLKPAFKKDGTVTAGNASGINDGASALIVASASQAKKLGKEPLAIVKSWGHAGCDPAKMGIGPAIAIPAALQKAGLSLKDIGLFEINEAFAAQYLAVQKELGLDPKNTNVNGGAVAIGHPLGASGNRVTLTLALEMQRRGVKYGVASLCIGGGQGIAIVLENPKA
- a CDS encoding TolC family protein; translated protein: MIRFYLYILTVFVSIFLVSNLWSDAVDFHDLPKLVGEKSYELKLKEMEIERKKVDIDSKNLRYLPSVNLEHSPFFEALRGDGYNRKGWSTSLNLNWNFQDQGNTVLTNLILELEYERLLLEYRALYQKELFDQAFQYAETLKLLAFYDYDFSNESDADKQFQTVQKLYKQGIESYLVTQNSKVDYFFYKYNAIKSRLDQQKSQSIFRRKFLLKDVSLKEIPERDYKILPLESTLTEYEKNLTDLNFDIILTINQVKILEVQKLVRFNELWVPDFFVNVYNQSNRESFSGLSGTWANSMEVYDYSRNDFSRYARSSDADFNVGGNFGFRFPLFNRWLSKNEFDKSKIEIKLAKSQSQFLRENTGLYLFELIQQHNNLIELYDISRESKRIAEENYQIMEKAYKTGSASIIELQTVDRRLRDVMRNEIQNRYDLIQLRLQIGLLLGDTMKFLNN
- a CDS encoding HlyD family efflux transporter periplasmic adaptor subunit, producing the protein MFKKFKNIKETDSNWESRHSASYYDELLKHPAPNWERKGIYLITAFFICFILFLVFGRVDVVVQATGSIRPKGNYHMVEALETGTLTNLYVKSGDFLKKGEPIMELEFSEQQIELSKDTNNLDYEEKKLQRLIRNKREAEKILKNLAYNLENNSGSALSGGVLNKFVSLKKAFMDFQNGVGAKFIYDQSLLEFNEEFGNLKDEIQREENVISSLRGDTKLKRERVANAVIRMPFSGIIGELSVNNVGQNIIRGQTVASLMEEGQPLEAIVEVSSKDIGAVRIGLTSVIKVKAFHQNDFGVVEGTVSQIIPNTKEKDSFSVILILGTQDLNQDGKEFRLFPGLKVVADIVIDRKSIYQILFRSADPRN
- a CDS encoding peptidase domain-containing ABC transporter is translated as MQSEVRRNLEKIRTVFRSNYLLAELDEAERESLLPFIEVRFVRLGQNLIKANQMPEYIHFVLTGRFGMKQNKQDLSLGRYTFVEVGESIGERITLTKTPSKHDYYALEPSIVLLLPTSRFLKLVESHPEIAEKAKHREEEQEKFHYVRKLSFFDELSPEEIKLILKSIQLVKVPQGDFIFAEGEEGDAAYIVRSGKIQIRTENPRKIISIMRSGDILGEIAIFKQQKRLASAVTSEDSDLYKIPGSVFRKVIGVEKGNKLEEIVQSRLLRYSTYKAKEKEENIIRPFVSKRFEFRKATKKVYIEQVTTEEHTLVGLVCSELALRVFDKPLPTNWKIRIKNELSRNIVPGIFELAIELEKLGFLTKQQHLSPDQLVELENPVFITDDESVPCLLYLYDLELDAVLISHPIKGVYELPISQFLHIWDGVILQFSPAPATMSADVSLISFFKELRTLFSPKRSEIRWILVATIFSAFLTLSLPYLIRQVVDQVLVFSDRNFLFTIVIGVALAVFFQTLFSLFRNLISIGLMQSLEYNYFVRFFQHILNLTLPEFRKFETGDFTQRLKENQRILEITQRSGLFLILDLVTLPIYLFILFRLDSSLSFVGLFFLIVYSLFVVRSSSKIKKLQKHSFESKKKTTSFFLSLFAGMPLIKSSAMESRYLSKGLNEIARTILTNLRVGKRVHVLQLISKFFEQIGLIAVITFGVSDVLDESLTLGSFLAFLVLYSLLMEPIVRLCHVYEDLSELRESRARLTEIYSLPGEIVSQRPFGELPRLSGKITLDHISFRYSETSPDILSDINLEIEAGEKIAIVGRSGCGKSTLMRVMMGTLTPSKGKVFVDSFDLSTLDPEEVRIQFGAVEQHPILFSGTIAENLSKKNPSLNKESLLAGAKLASVDHFVDRFPMKYETKIGESGIGLSGGQRQRLAIARALVTNPSILFLDEPTSALDSETESHIQSQWETVFQDRTVIQISHRLHSTVSADKIIVLDEGRIVEMGTHAELITTKGFYYHLFPTLSEGDKDV
- a CDS encoding ATP-binding cassette domain-containing protein; amino-acid sequence: MKNLKEIPRVVSEDEFLSTLPTNELKKLVRLFEFRSLVANDRIGGNELEPTPILIVETGRIQVKLKINEKELLIRTLTEGSFYGVAELSSDSLKKQLFQVEENSKVRVLSQAQFIKFIESDKTKKQLWNEYKENVQLRDELRIHPYFRKLSNPEIQELAKVLVKRKISSGQILMKEGNKSSSLFFIRSGRFKVTKSTWQKDYFSFVEAGSVLGEMGVLEKKVRNATVTAVEESFVYELSSKDAESFFKKSESLLITIRSIMSERKLNLGDGIEEDKFETSSIYEEDKFHFLPKLKFSPPLRNQLRFPFLFQDGKSQSGDACRKMIFRYWGFSFADYDADSAFPDFDPDIRPNHWKSSFGEGKGDCYFVNWKEHEVELNNNPAINFFENSKYVIVKSIGPKKVLIVDPEYGEMSISREEWEQKSSNVVIYFIPKVRPDQKWEWKNRFFSGLAEYFLPAIQYLKAGIVASFVIKGLEVFIPLVNLYLIDAVLLQENKEFFLPVVLVVVLLSFSQSFLGYFRSNVIFFTSNRVNQTIAIRFLVKLISLPISFFERNRKGEILNRWEEIESVILFFSDQGAMKIFDLLFSSLVFVIFLFLSPLLLVIIGFLILPEMLILRALTPKIIEETKKESLKKSETLSYFIETIHGFETIKNLGATYSHRWDFEKRLTTQLNSEGKKLFYSNLIFTNTEFFKQITIVIVMLVGSILILKDQMTLGTLYAIIGLVAYIRNPIVSLYDDFLKFQKANMSWNRLRSFESLDSEMTDRDNLFKVDLPEVKGNIEFNNLTFFYDTLKPESGIRNLKIKIQAGKKVAFVGRSGSGKSTILKLILGLYKPQEGEIIIDDVSLDEIWLPSLRTKIGVLFQENPLIAGTVRENISITKPEATLSEVVEAAKLACIHDDIVKLPLGYDTEISERGFIFSGGQKQRVSLARLFLQRPNLLLLDEPTASLDKETEARILSHINSVFAEATIITVAHRLDTIRNYDQIFVLERGKLEGKGSHRELLSKGGIYQLLHSKQEAIR